In Paenibacillus phoenicis, one genomic interval encodes:
- a CDS encoding aldose 1-epimerase produces MAQRTAYEGTYQGEKAVWLKSGRYEAVMLPEIGGNLIAFRDVESGYRFLREPGEQEMEAFKSNPGVHGIPVLFPPNRYEDGQFPWKDEVLQFPVNEAATHNHLHGFLHTTAWEVEDFGQTPLESYVSVKVSVDENHEVYRYLPFKFTMRLRYSLSDDGLAQQVFIRNDGDKEMPCLLAFHTAVNAPFAPESTAKDYKVKLTIGQRWQMSERMLPTGSFQPLTDEEEQMKGEGVYPFFASMDNHYTAVPQNGRNRMELTDTKLGKTLVYDVGTSYKQWMIWNNGATEGFFCPEPQINLVNAPKSNLPAEEIGLFSLLPGEIWEERARLYVK; encoded by the coding sequence ATGGCACAAAGAACGGCTTATGAAGGCACTTATCAAGGAGAAAAAGCAGTTTGGCTCAAATCCGGGCGTTATGAGGCGGTGATGCTGCCGGAAATCGGCGGCAATCTGATCGCTTTCCGCGATGTCGAAAGCGGTTACCGTTTCTTGCGTGAGCCCGGTGAACAGGAGATGGAGGCGTTCAAAAGCAATCCCGGCGTCCACGGGATCCCGGTGCTGTTCCCGCCCAACCGTTATGAAGACGGACAATTCCCGTGGAAAGATGAAGTTCTTCAATTCCCGGTGAACGAGGCCGCAACTCACAACCATTTGCACGGATTTCTACATACGACGGCCTGGGAGGTTGAGGATTTCGGACAGACCCCGTTGGAAAGTTACGTTTCTGTCAAAGTGTCGGTTGACGAGAACCACGAGGTGTATCGGTACCTTCCCTTTAAATTTACAATGCGGCTGAGATATTCGTTGAGCGATGATGGCTTGGCTCAGCAGGTGTTCATCCGCAATGACGGCGACAAAGAGATGCCATGTCTGCTAGCCTTCCATACCGCGGTGAATGCACCGTTTGCGCCTGAAAGTACGGCAAAGGATTACAAGGTCAAGCTCACGATCGGGCAGCGTTGGCAAATGAGCGAGCGGATGCTCCCAACCGGATCCTTCCAGCCGCTGACAGATGAAGAAGAGCAGATGAAAGGGGAAGGCGTCTATCCGTTCTTCGCTTCGATGGATAACCATTACACGGCGGTACCGCAAAACGGCAGAAACCGGATGGAGCTGACCGATACGAAGCTCGGCAAGACGCTCGTGTATGACGTAGGGACCTCCTACAAGCAATGGATGATTTGGAATAACGGGGCGACGGAAGGCTTCTTCTGTCCGGAGCCGCAGATCAATCTGGTGAACGCACCAAAGTCGAATTTACCGGCAGAGGAAATTGGTCTGTTTAGCCTGCTTCCCGGCGAGATTTGGGAGGAACGCGCCCGTCTATACGTGAAATAA
- a CDS encoding AI-2E family transporter has protein sequence MTFFKELFQMAGFRRVLALLFVVLVLYFARSMLNMLLITFILTYLINRLHNFISRNVAKVIRINRTVTVLFIYVVLITLLGSAIYYYMPVLLTELTDLVNQVISFYSNPPVLPDNPILNYIVEYLKDIDLSAYINNGFTFLLSTLTDIGEWSLNLFIAIVLSLFFLLEKEKVTNFAVQFRESRIGGLFKELEYFGRKFVQSFGKVIEVQFLIATVNAVLSTIFLWILGFPNLIALAIMIFLLGLVPVMGVIISLIPLCAIAFKIGGLIKIVYVLIMIALVHAVETYFLNPKFMSNKTHLPIFFTFLILLVSEHFLGVWGLIVGVPIFIFLLDIVEVPVGGTPHKAVGPAVETGAPEEK, from the coding sequence ATGACGTTTTTTAAGGAACTGTTTCAAATGGCGGGATTCCGCAGGGTGCTTGCCCTGCTGTTTGTCGTCCTCGTTTTGTATTTCGCCCGCAGTATGCTGAATATGCTGCTCATTACGTTTATTCTGACGTATTTAATCAATCGGCTGCACAATTTCATCAGCCGGAACGTAGCCAAGGTGATTCGCATCAATCGAACCGTCACCGTGCTGTTTATTTACGTCGTGCTAATTACCTTGCTTGGTTCCGCCATCTACTATTATATGCCGGTGCTGCTTACCGAGCTGACCGACTTGGTTAACCAGGTGATTTCGTTCTATTCGAACCCGCCGGTGCTCCCGGATAACCCGATTTTGAATTACATCGTGGAGTACTTGAAAGATATCGATCTATCGGCATATATTAACAACGGGTTTACGTTCTTGCTCAGCACGCTGACGGATATCGGCGAATGGAGCTTAAATCTGTTCATCGCGATCGTACTCAGCTTGTTCTTCCTGCTGGAGAAAGAGAAGGTCACGAACTTTGCCGTCCAGTTTCGGGAAAGCCGGATCGGAGGGTTGTTCAAGGAGCTGGAGTACTTCGGTCGCAAATTCGTTCAGTCCTTCGGCAAAGTGATTGAAGTGCAGTTTTTGATTGCAACGGTAAATGCGGTATTATCGACCATTTTCCTATGGATTTTAGGGTTTCCGAATCTGATCGCCCTGGCGATCATGATCTTCCTGCTAGGGCTTGTTCCAGTTATGGGGGTTATCATTTCGCTGATTCCGCTGTGTGCGATCGCTTTTAAAATTGGCGGATTGATCAAAATCGTCTATGTCCTCATCATGATCGCGCTTGTTCATGCAGTTGAAACGTACTTCTTAAACCCGAAATTCATGTCCAACAAAACGCATTTGCCGATTTTTTTCACCTTCCTCATTCTGCTGGTCTCTGAGCATTTCCTTGGGGTCTGGGGACTGATCGTTGGTGTACCGATCTTTATCTTCCTGTTGGATATCGTTGAGGTTCCCGTAGGAGGGACTCCACATAAAGCGGTAGGACCTGCAGTGGAGACGGGGGCGCCGGAAGAGAAATAA
- a CDS encoding LacI family DNA-binding transcriptional regulator, translated as MRSEDIAKLAGVSRSTVSRVINNYPNVPEATRAKVLRVIEQHHYEPNSFARALAGKRTDTIGLFAISMTEKEDTSRIYQNSYFAPIVDMVVDTANARGFYVLIHTVYSPGDFQKVKQAFLQKRIDGGILVGTQKDIELVREMVDQEAPLVLIDYDIAEIMTERLNKNHLAVINSNDYEGTVQAIEYLIELGHRDIGILKGSMNTYSGRERYLAYEHTLQKHGLPLHEAYILEGEFLKESAYREAQRLIEQGNWPTALFCANDDMAIAAMEAFARKGISVPEQVSIIGFDDVELASRVTPKLTTVRLPIDEMAKAAVFKVIELCEAEQPTFSTVSFPTRLVIRDSCQPPAK; from the coding sequence ATGCGCAGTGAAGACATCGCCAAACTGGCCGGGGTGTCCCGCAGCACCGTATCACGGGTGATCAACAACTATCCGAACGTTCCGGAAGCGACCAGGGCCAAGGTGCTCCGCGTCATTGAGCAGCACCATTACGAGCCGAATAGCTTCGCCCGGGCGCTCGCCGGCAAACGGACGGATACGATCGGCCTGTTCGCCATCAGCATGACAGAGAAAGAAGACACAAGCCGCATCTACCAGAACAGCTACTTTGCCCCGATCGTCGACATGGTCGTCGATACGGCCAATGCCCGCGGATTTTATGTACTGATTCATACCGTTTATTCGCCGGGCGATTTCCAGAAGGTGAAGCAAGCCTTCCTGCAGAAGCGGATTGATGGCGGAATTCTGGTGGGCACGCAGAAGGACATCGAGCTGGTTCGGGAAATGGTGGATCAGGAAGCGCCGTTAGTGCTCATCGATTATGACATCGCGGAAATCATGACCGAGCGCCTGAACAAAAATCATCTGGCGGTTATCAACTCCAATGACTATGAAGGCACGGTCCAGGCGATCGAATATTTGATTGAACTTGGGCATCGCGACATCGGCATTTTGAAAGGCAGCATGAATACGTACTCGGGTCGTGAGCGATACTTAGCTTATGAGCACACGCTGCAGAAGCACGGATTGCCGCTGCATGAAGCGTATATCCTTGAGGGCGAATTCCTGAAGGAAAGCGCCTACCGCGAGGCTCAGCGGCTGATCGAGCAAGGAAACTGGCCAACGGCCTTATTTTGCGCCAACGACGATATGGCCATCGCTGCGATGGAAGCGTTTGCAAGAAAAGGGATCAGCGTACCGGAGCAAGTGTCGATCATCGGCTTTGACGATGTCGAGTTAGCTTCCCGGGTTACGCCGAAGCTGACGACCGTCCGGCTGCCCATCGATGAGATGGCCAAGGCTGCCGTATTCAAAGTGATTGAGCTTTGCGAAGCGGAGCAACCTACCTTCAGCACAGTCAGCTTCCCAACTCGTCTGGTGATCCGGGATTCCTGTCAACCCCCGGCGAAATAA
- a CDS encoding type 2 periplasmic-binding domain-containing protein, translating into MDNDNLKQAYEVLGLPENASREELEREFDILLRKSRSRNLDPGEAEEIERKIQAYKRIVETEEQRKLAELTRRRYAKWGKFAGTAEKVDDFFRLYRNYVIIGIIAIAAIIWGTNAYLNHLEEQKRLAALPPIDLSIIMAGNYLTDDQNGGVDALEQTMTAQIPGFQRVEIEMLYLPPQGEALSTADIAYQQKAMAVIASTSPDIYITDAPTFEWLSNGGAFLSLDDLVNGELKDFLTENNLVKDVSDEDNTEHVYGIKVTNSTLVKELPLGYTDLIISLRVDAKNKDKAITMIKTYLENLPKAAE; encoded by the coding sequence ATGGACAACGACAATCTGAAACAGGCTTATGAGGTGCTTGGACTGCCCGAAAACGCTTCCCGCGAAGAACTGGAGAGAGAATTCGACATTTTGCTGCGCAAATCCCGCTCACGCAACCTTGATCCCGGCGAAGCCGAGGAAATCGAGCGTAAGATCCAGGCTTACAAGCGGATCGTGGAGACGGAGGAACAGCGCAAGCTCGCGGAGTTAACCCGCAGGCGTTATGCGAAGTGGGGCAAATTTGCCGGGACCGCTGAGAAGGTTGACGATTTTTTTCGGCTTTATCGCAATTATGTGATCATCGGAATCATTGCCATCGCAGCTATTATTTGGGGGACGAATGCTTATCTTAACCATCTTGAAGAACAAAAACGACTGGCCGCCCTGCCTCCCATCGATCTGTCGATCATCATGGCCGGCAATTATTTGACTGACGACCAGAACGGCGGTGTCGACGCTCTGGAGCAAACGATGACAGCGCAAATTCCCGGATTCCAAAGAGTGGAAATTGAAATGCTGTACTTACCGCCGCAAGGAGAAGCCTTGAGTACCGCGGATATCGCTTATCAGCAAAAAGCGATGGCCGTGATCGCTTCGACAAGTCCGGATATTTATATAACCGATGCGCCTACCTTTGAGTGGTTATCGAATGGCGGCGCTTTTCTCAGCCTCGATGATTTGGTTAACGGTGAATTAAAGGATTTTCTGACGGAAAACAACCTTGTCAAGGATGTATCCGACGAGGACAATACCGAGCATGTGTACGGCATTAAAGTCACCAACAGCACTCTCGTCAAGGAGCTGCCGCTGGGTTATACAGACTTGATTATTTCGCTCCGTGTCGACGCGAAGAACAAAGACAAAGCGATCACGATGATAAAGACCTACTTGGAGAATCTCCCGAAGGCGGCGGAATAG
- a CDS encoding lactonase family protein, translating into MKEEFHLSVSQQRLLIFVGSYAEASDPGVYTYEMDLDAGELRLLDQASGLKNPTFLGIHQDSRKVYAISETTLGGERIGEVVAFDVDAGGKLRELNREVTIRPSSSHIQLDRSGRFAAVSGYHGGNVGLVALQADGTVGKLVDERQHEGQGADPVRQDRPHPHSVTFSPDNRYALVADLGLDRIFVYSFEPESGQLVYRSEASTPPGAGPRHLAFHPNGQWLYSINEVNSSISLFSYDATTGELALQDTVPTLPADYTGENTTAEVAISADGRYLYGSNRGHDSLVQFAIDPESGRLTLVEHVSSEGGHPRHFALTPDGKHLIAANRDNNLLAVFTVDPDSGRLTFTGRTVSVSKPVCVKPVWF; encoded by the coding sequence ATGAAGGAGGAATTTCACTTGTCAGTCTCACAACAACGATTGCTGATATTTGTGGGATCGTATGCTGAAGCGAGCGATCCCGGAGTTTACACATATGAAATGGATTTGGACGCAGGGGAGCTCCGTCTCCTGGATCAAGCGTCCGGGTTAAAGAACCCCACATTCCTGGGCATCCATCAAGATTCCCGCAAGGTGTACGCGATTTCCGAAACGACCTTGGGAGGGGAGCGGATCGGGGAAGTTGTTGCGTTTGATGTGGATGCGGGCGGCAAGCTTCGTGAATTGAACCGGGAAGTGACGATTCGCCCTTCCTCCTCGCATATTCAACTTGACCGCAGCGGTCGATTTGCCGCCGTATCGGGGTATCACGGAGGGAACGTTGGCCTTGTGGCACTTCAAGCAGACGGAACCGTGGGCAAGTTGGTTGACGAGCGCCAGCATGAAGGGCAAGGGGCTGATCCGGTGCGCCAAGATCGTCCGCATCCCCATTCTGTTACTTTCAGCCCGGATAACCGATACGCGTTGGTGGCCGACTTGGGGTTGGACCGCATTTTCGTCTATTCGTTTGAACCTGAATCCGGACAGCTGGTTTACCGAAGCGAAGCGTCTACGCCGCCGGGGGCTGGTCCGCGACATCTTGCATTCCATCCGAACGGGCAGTGGCTTTATTCCATCAATGAAGTGAATTCCTCGATTTCTCTTTTTTCTTATGATGCAACAACCGGAGAGCTGGCCTTGCAGGACACCGTACCCACGTTGCCTGCTGATTATACCGGGGAGAACACCACGGCAGAGGTAGCCATTTCGGCAGACGGCCGTTATCTGTACGGTTCCAATCGCGGCCATGACAGCTTAGTGCAGTTTGCAATCGATCCGGAGAGCGGACGGCTTACCTTGGTTGAACATGTCTCCAGCGAAGGCGGTCATCCGCGGCATTTTGCGCTTACCCCGGACGGTAAACATCTGATTGCGGCGAACCGGGATAACAACTTGCTGGCTGTCTTTACGGTTGATCCCGATAGCGGACGCTTAACGTTTACCGGCCGAACCGTATCCGTATCCAAGCCGGTTTGCGTAAAGCCGGTATGGTTCTAA
- a CDS encoding LytTR family transcriptional regulator DNA-binding domain-containing protein has protein sequence MMNVGLEERGVYEDLNPYETYFFKIGAHGLVCFHGRNYSIKQRLSAEQTSKLISDPRFYRISTNCYVNLTQVSEIRDNVVWFRDERHGIKTISVPRRNLEQLKRLIPSQRGKVTAGVN, from the coding sequence ATGATGAACGTCGGACTCGAAGAAAGAGGCGTCTACGAGGATCTTAATCCTTACGAGACGTATTTCTTCAAGATCGGAGCTCACGGACTGGTTTGCTTCCATGGACGGAATTACAGTATTAAACAGAGATTATCCGCCGAACAGACCTCGAAGTTGATCTCAGACCCTCGCTTTTACCGCATCAGCACGAACTGCTATGTGAACCTGACCCAAGTCTCGGAAATTCGCGATAACGTTGTTTGGTTCCGGGATGAACGGCATGGGATCAAGACGATTTCGGTCCCCAGACGTAATCTGGAGCAATTGAAACGGCTGATCCCGTCTCAACGCGGCAAAGTCACTGCCGGAGTGAACTAA
- a CDS encoding MFS transporter: MKSNIMQKSFVSRKPSRQRRNLAIATWEGVPSTIFQTLLGGQFLTGFLLYLGANSAQIGFVLAITTFVNIAQIAVAFLIQRLTSRKWALVLFVGLHRILWGATGLVPFVLPRHYWVAGFIALYIAAFIFNTVGAMLWNSLISDIVPARVRGRYFGIRNTFLNALNTLVMFLGGMVLDHYPAAQGFFYLYIVIWICAIANIIVFMFYPDAAFERSAESKFMPMLRKPLQDGAFMKATLFLAGFLLLQNLVVPLYSYVMLELLHINYQTISLLNVTQTVFMMGSFYVWGNLNARYSNRRLLFWTLPIIALAILCWGGLSVLPVLPVLFLAHMIFGVGVGGFNQLAFNFMIGDTPKSERPMYMAMYSAITGVASFFGPLLGGQVLEWIESWPMWTQIFGMQLFVGASMIVLAASLGRKILRDA, encoded by the coding sequence ATGAAGAGCAATATTATGCAAAAATCGTTTGTATCGAGAAAGCCGTCCCGCCAGCGCCGCAACTTGGCGATCGCGACCTGGGAGGGCGTGCCCTCCACGATCTTCCAAACGTTGCTTGGCGGTCAGTTCCTGACGGGATTTCTGCTGTATCTCGGGGCGAATTCAGCGCAAATCGGCTTTGTCCTGGCGATAACGACTTTCGTGAATATTGCTCAAATCGCCGTTGCTTTTCTCATTCAGCGATTAACCAGCCGCAAATGGGCGCTGGTGCTGTTCGTTGGGCTGCATCGCATTCTGTGGGGGGCAACGGGCCTTGTTCCGTTTGTTTTACCGCGCCATTATTGGGTTGCCGGATTTATCGCTCTATATATCGCGGCGTTTATATTTAATACGGTTGGAGCGATGCTGTGGAACTCGCTGATTAGCGATATTGTGCCGGCCCGCGTACGGGGAAGATATTTTGGAATCCGTAATACGTTTCTTAATGCGCTGAACACGTTGGTGATGTTTTTGGGTGGGATGGTGCTGGACCATTATCCGGCGGCGCAGGGGTTCTTTTACTTATATATCGTGATCTGGATTTGCGCGATCGCCAACATCATCGTGTTTATGTTCTATCCCGATGCGGCTTTCGAGCGCTCAGCGGAAAGCAAGTTTATGCCGATGCTGCGTAAACCGCTCCAGGACGGAGCCTTTATGAAAGCAACGTTGTTTCTGGCCGGCTTCCTGCTGCTGCAGAACCTTGTCGTGCCGCTGTACTCGTACGTGATGTTGGAGCTGCTGCACATCAATTATCAGACGATCTCGCTTTTAAATGTGACCCAGACGGTCTTTATGATGGGAAGCTTTTACGTGTGGGGGAATCTGAATGCGCGTTACAGCAATCGTCGCTTGCTGTTCTGGACGCTACCGATCATTGCGCTGGCGATTCTATGCTGGGGCGGACTGTCCGTGTTGCCTGTGCTGCCTGTGCTCTTCCTGGCCCATATGATATTTGGGGTTGGCGTCGGCGGATTTAACCAACTGGCCTTTAACTTTATGATTGGCGACACGCCCAAATCGGAGCGTCCGATGTATATGGCGATGTATTCGGCGATCACGGGGGTGGCCTCTTTCTTTGGTCCGCTGCTCGGCGGGCAGGTGTTGGAATGGATTGAATCGTGGCCGATGTGGACGCAAATCTTTGGCATGCAACTGTTCGTTGGGGCGTCCATGATCGTCTTGGCTGCAAGCTTGGGTCGCAAAATCTTGCGCGATGCATGA
- a CDS encoding GH36-type glycosyl hydrolase domain-containing protein — translation MKFGAFDDQRKEYVIHTPQTPYPWINYLGNEQFFGLISNTAGGYTFYRDARLRRLTRYRYNNIPLDTGGRYYYLRDHDNGDFWTPGWMPVKRELDFYECRHGLGYTSITGERGGISVTQLAFIPLGYNGEVHRLTVKNTSSQTKKVSLFSFAEFCLWNAQDDMTNFQRNLSTGEVEVLDSVIYHKTEYRERRNHYAFYSVNRDIDGFDTDRESFVGLYNGLHEPQVVVAGRASNSVASGWSPIGSHEVTLKLAPGETQSLIFILGYVEVPEEEKWESPGVINKKPALEMIEKFATDADVDRALADLAAYWDGLLSKYQIQSGDDKLNRMVNIWNPYQCMVTFNMSRSASYFESGIGRGMGFRDSNQDLLGFVHQIPERARERILDIAATQFEDGSAYHQYQPLTKKGNNEIGSGFNDDPLWLVLGTAAYIKETGDISILDEQVPFDNNPDNTATLFEHLKRSFYHVVHNLGPHGLPLIGRADWNDCLNLNCFSKEPGESFQTTANIEGRVAESVFIAGLFVFVGPDFAEICRIRGLESEAKEALEWTEKMRKTTLEHGFDGDWFLRAYDHYGEKVGSKENAEGQIFIEPQGMCVMAGIGVKEGLAAKALTSVEKRLDTKYGIVLQQPPYSKYYLNLGEISSYPPGYKENAGIFCHNNPWIMIAETVLGHGDRAFEVYKKIAPAYLEDISEIHRMEPYVYSQMIAGKDAVRHGEAKNSWLTGTAAWNYVAITQAILGVQADFKGLKVDPCIPSAWDGYEITRVFRGDTYVIRVSNPNHVEKGVASITVDGQPIQGNIIPPVGDGGVHQVEVELG, via the coding sequence ATGAAATTTGGAGCATTTGACGATCAGCGTAAAGAGTATGTGATTCATACGCCGCAAACCCCTTACCCTTGGATTAACTACCTTGGCAATGAGCAATTTTTCGGACTCATCTCCAATACCGCCGGCGGTTATACATTCTATCGCGATGCGCGCCTGCGCCGGTTGACCCGCTATCGCTACAACAATATTCCGCTGGATACCGGCGGACGTTACTACTATCTCCGCGACCACGACAACGGCGATTTCTGGACGCCGGGCTGGATGCCGGTCAAACGCGAGCTGGATTTCTACGAATGCCGGCACGGTTTGGGATATACGTCGATCACCGGGGAACGCGGCGGCATTTCGGTCACTCAATTGGCGTTTATTCCGCTGGGCTACAACGGCGAAGTGCATCGCCTGACAGTGAAGAATACGAGTTCCCAGACGAAGAAGGTCTCTCTCTTCTCTTTTGCCGAGTTCTGCCTGTGGAACGCTCAGGACGACATGACCAACTTCCAACGCAACTTGAGCACCGGCGAAGTGGAAGTGCTGGATTCCGTCATCTATCATAAAACGGAATACCGTGAGCGTCGCAATCACTATGCCTTCTATTCCGTGAACCGCGACATCGACGGCTTTGATACGGACCGCGAATCGTTTGTAGGGCTGTATAACGGCTTGCACGAACCGCAGGTCGTTGTAGCCGGCAGAGCTTCCAACTCCGTAGCCAGCGGCTGGTCCCCGATCGGCTCGCATGAAGTGACGCTGAAGCTTGCCCCAGGCGAAACGCAAAGCCTGATCTTTATCCTCGGTTACGTTGAAGTGCCGGAAGAAGAGAAATGGGAATCCCCAGGTGTCATCAACAAAAAACCAGCGCTCGAGATGATCGAGAAATTCGCTACGGACGCCGACGTTGACCGCGCTTTGGCAGATCTTGCTGCGTATTGGGACGGCCTGTTGTCCAAATACCAAATCCAAAGCGGCGACGACAAGCTGAATCGCATGGTAAACATCTGGAATCCGTATCAATGTATGGTGACGTTTAATATGTCCCGTTCGGCTTCGTATTTCGAATCCGGGATCGGCCGCGGCATGGGCTTCCGCGATTCCAACCAGGATTTGCTTGGCTTTGTGCATCAAATCCCGGAACGGGCCCGCGAGCGGATTCTCGACATCGCCGCTACGCAATTTGAGGACGGCAGCGCATATCACCAATATCAACCGCTCACCAAGAAAGGCAATAACGAGATCGGCAGCGGCTTTAACGATGACCCGTTGTGGCTTGTGCTGGGTACAGCGGCTTACATCAAGGAGACCGGCGACATCAGCATTCTGGATGAACAAGTGCCGTTTGATAACAATCCGGACAATACCGCAACGCTGTTCGAGCATTTGAAACGCTCCTTCTACCACGTCGTGCACAACCTGGGACCGCATGGTCTGCCGTTGATCGGCCGCGCAGACTGGAACGATTGCCTCAACCTGAACTGCTTCTCCAAGGAGCCGGGTGAGTCGTTCCAAACTACGGCGAACATCGAAGGCCGCGTAGCTGAGTCCGTATTTATCGCCGGCTTGTTCGTCTTCGTAGGCCCAGACTTCGCTGAAATCTGCCGGATCCGCGGGTTGGAATCCGAGGCGAAGGAAGCGCTGGAGTGGACGGAGAAAATGCGCAAAACGACGCTGGAGCACGGCTTTGACGGCGACTGGTTCCTGCGCGCTTACGATCATTACGGTGAGAAGGTCGGCAGCAAGGAAAACGCCGAAGGCCAAATCTTCATCGAGCCGCAAGGCATGTGCGTCATGGCAGGCATCGGCGTCAAGGAAGGCTTGGCAGCCAAAGCGCTCACTTCCGTTGAGAAGCGCCTTGATACGAAATACGGGATCGTGCTGCAACAGCCGCCGTATTCGAAGTATTATCTGAACCTGGGCGAAATCTCCAGCTACCCGCCGGGGTACAAAGAGAACGCCGGGATCTTCTGCCATAACAACCCTTGGATCATGATCGCGGAAACCGTATTGGGCCACGGCGATCGGGCGTTTGAAGTATACAAAAAAATCGCCCCGGCTTACCTGGAGGACATCAGCGAAATCCATCGGATGGAGCCGTACGTCTACTCGCAGATGATTGCCGGCAAAGACGCCGTACGTCACGGCGAAGCGAAGAACTCCTGGCTCACCGGGACGGCAGCCTGGAACTACGTAGCAATCACGCAAGCTATTCTTGGCGTGCAAGCTGACTTTAAAGGGCTGAAAGTGGATCCTTGCATTCCGTCGGCATGGGACGGATACGAAATCACCCGCGTCTTCCGGGGGGACACGTACGTCATCCGCGTGAGCAACCCGAATCATGTGGAAAAAGGCGTGGCCAGCATCACGGTGGACGGCCAGCCAATTCAAGGCAACATCATTCCGCCGGTTGGCGACGGCGGCGTTCACCAAGTCGAGGTTGAGCTTGGGTAA
- a CDS encoding C40 family peptidase codes for MRISLRFGMFLVCLTLPLTMITSCGQQDRLRSNAVPPSGNSPVRTEAITESNGTTWVPLTQVAQSLGLRLQENSDSANLGYTDVMFTVQPSQRHAISFGQPIALPQAPVRENGQLYMTMDAVSALLQTKAKIDSRTGKLSFDRITPAGGNIPPQTGTSRYGVLGVAEHQDEMVAYAKQFLGVPYEFGAAPYEQSKKFDCSSFTRHVFKKFGQDLPRLARDQAKEGVPVTRDQLQVGDLIFFTVPGRFQSDKIPGHVGIYIGDGKFIHTWGAPGVQISPLDSGYWSTVILSMRRVR; via the coding sequence ATGCGGATTTCCTTGAGGTTTGGGATGTTCCTTGTTTGTTTGACCCTGCCGCTGACCATGATCACTTCCTGCGGCCAGCAGGATCGGCTCCGCTCGAATGCTGTCCCTCCATCCGGCAATTCCCCGGTGAGAACAGAAGCCATCACCGAATCCAACGGCACAACCTGGGTGCCGTTAACGCAAGTGGCTCAGAGCCTTGGCCTGCGATTGCAGGAGAACAGTGACAGCGCCAATCTCGGTTATACCGATGTGATGTTTACCGTCCAGCCTAGCCAGAGACATGCGATTTCCTTTGGGCAGCCGATCGCTCTGCCTCAGGCGCCGGTGCGTGAGAACGGTCAGCTCTATATGACGATGGATGCCGTATCCGCCCTGCTGCAAACCAAAGCGAAGATCGATTCCCGCACGGGAAAGCTTAGCTTTGACCGCATTACCCCGGCGGGCGGCAATATTCCACCGCAGACAGGAACGAGCCGGTACGGAGTTCTAGGCGTTGCCGAACATCAGGATGAGATGGTCGCCTATGCCAAGCAGTTTTTAGGCGTACCTTATGAATTTGGCGCCGCACCTTACGAACAGTCCAAAAAATTTGATTGTTCGTCCTTCACCCGTCATGTCTTTAAGAAGTTTGGTCAAGACCTGCCGCGGCTGGCCCGGGATCAAGCCAAAGAAGGCGTGCCGGTGACGCGGGATCAACTGCAAGTGGGAGATTTGATCTTCTTCACGGTCCCCGGCCGGTTTCAATCCGACAAAATTCCCGGCCATGTCGGCATCTATATCGGCGACGGCAAATTTATTCATACCTGGGGTGCTCCCGGAGTTCAAATCAGCCCGCTGGACAGCGGGTATTGGAGCACAGTGATCCTTTCCATGCGCCGGGTCCGTTAG